A region of the Labrys wisconsinensis genome:
CCGGCGACGCAGTGGCGCCGGGTGTTGTTCGACCGCAGCCACATGGCCATCGACGCCGCCGCGGACGGCATCGGCCTGGCGCTCGAAAGCACGCTGATGATGTGGCGGGAGTTGCAGGAGGGCAGGCTGGTCTGCCCGGTGCGCGACCCGCCGCGCATCAGCGTCACCACGCAGTGGATCGTCTGCCCGTTCGACCAGCTGCGCCAGCGCAAGGTGCGCCTGTTCCTGGATTGGCTGAGGGCCGAGCGCGAGGCGTGGCAGCGGTTGGCCGCGTCCGAGGCAGGCGCGGCCTGACTGTTTAGCAAATCTACGCGATCGCCGCAGAATTCTGAATTGTTCTAAGCAGATTAGCCTCCTAGGGTTTTGCAACGAGGGAGGAAGCGGACTGCCGCCGCCCTGCAGACCAATGGCCGGCCGTCAGGCCGGATCGGGGAAACGTTCAGGCCATGTCGCGCCCCTTGCCGGGGACGGATGGCGGTCCGCCGCCGGGCCCGGCGGGATGGACTGCTGCCATCCCGAGCGAGCGAAGCTCGCCTCCGCTGCCCCGATACCGCCCTCGCGACTCGAAGCCCCTTGCGGACCCCATGCCGTCCTTCGGCGGCGTCCGTCTCGAACCTGGTGGGAAGGATAGACCATGAACCTCTCGAGCCTCTTGTCGGCCCGCGCATCCGCGGGGCGGCCTGTCCGCGTCGGCCTGATCGGTGCCGGCAAATTCGGCTCGATGGTGCTGGCGCAGGCCCAGCGCATCGAAGGGCTGCACGTCGTCGGCGTCGCCGATCTCAATGTCGGCAAGGCGCGCGCCTCCCTGGACAGGGTCGGCTGGCCGGCCGAGCGCTATGCCGCGCGCACGCTGGGCGAGGCGGTGAAGACCGGCATGACCTGTGTGCTCGACGATGCCGGCGCCCTGGCCGCCTGCGACGAGATCGAGTGCATCATCGAAGCGACCGGCCATCCGATCGCCGGCGTCCGCCACGCCCTCGCCGCCATCGAGGGCGGCAAGCACGTCGTCATGGTCAATGTCGAGGCGGACGTGCTGTGCGGGCCGCTGCTGGCGGCGCGGGCCCGGGCGAAGAACCTCGTCTACAGCATGGCCTATGGCGACCAGCCGGCCATCATCTGCGAGCTGGTGGACTGGGTCCGCGCCTGCGGCTTCGAGCTGACCTCGGCCGGCAAGGGCATGAATTTCGAGCCGCGCTACCGCTATTCAACGCCGGACACGGTGTGGGGCTTCTTCGGCTGGTCCGAGGAAGAGGTCGCCAAGGGCGACTTCAATCCGAAGATGTACAATTCCTTCACCGACGGCACCAAGGCGGCGATCGAGATGGCGGCGGTGGCCAACGGCACCGGGCTGGATTGCCCGGATGACGGGCTCGCCTTTCCGCCCACCGGCCTGCATGACCTCGCCCGCGTGTTCCGCCCGGCCGCCGATGGCGGGCGGCTGGCGCGCAGCGGGCTCGTCGATATCGCCGCCAGCCAGGAGCCGGACGGCCGCGAGGTGGTCAACAACATCCGCTACGGCGTGTTCGTGACCTTCAAGGCGCCGAACGAGTATGCCCGCGCCTGCTTCAAGCAGTATGGGCTGCTCACCGACCCGTCCGGCTGGTATGGGTCGATGTGGCGGCCCTTCCACATGATCGGGCTGGAGACCAGCATCAGCGTCCTCTCCGCCGTGCTGCGCGGCGAGCCGACCGGCTCGTCCCGTGAATTCCGCGGCGATGCCGTGGCCACCGCCAAGCGCGACCTGAAGGCGGGCGAGATGCTCGACGGGGAGGGCGGCTATGCCGTCTGGGCCAAGGCCATCCCGGCAGCGAGGAGCCTGGCCGCGGGCGGCCTGCCGATCGGCCTCGCCCACAATGTCAGGCTGAAGCGGCCGGTCGCCAAGGACAGCATCGTCTGCGTCGACGACGTCGAGCTCGAGCACGACCTCGATGTCGTCGCGCTGCGGCAGGAGATGGAGCGGAGCGCCGGGCCGGGTGTCGCCGAGGCGGCCTGACGGGCCGGTGGGCGGGAGGCGCAGCCGGCGCCTCCTTGCCTCGCCCCGGGGCTGCGCTTAGGAAGCGTGTACGAATAAATGCTACGGATAAGACGCGGGCACCCCCTCTCCCGACTGGGAGAGGGGTAGGGGTGAGGGTCTAAACGACTGACTGATGAAGTACTGGACAAGCAATAGGGCGCCGAGAATTCCGCCCCTTTCTGCAAAGTCTAGCCCCTCACCTAGCTGGGAGAGGGGTTCCGCGCTCTACATTGATTCAGTAATTCTCAAGCCGATCTTCAGCGCTTCCTGCGCGTGACCTGGTCGGCGAACACGGCCAGGATGACCACGGCGCCCGTCGCCACGAATTGCCAGAACGAGGGGACGTTGAGCAGCGTCAGGCCGTTGCGCATCGCGCCGAGCGTGATGGCCCCGACCAGGGAGCCCAGGGGGTTGCCTTCGCCGCCGAACAGGCTGGCGCCGCCGATCACCGCGGCGCCGATCGCCTGCAGCTCGAAGCCGCTGCCGCCGATCGGCTCGGCCGCGCCGATGCGGGCGACGAGGATGAAGCCGGCGAGGGCGGAGAGGCCGCCCGACATGGCGTAGACGCAGATCTTGACCCGGTCGACATTGATGCCGGAGAGGCGTGCCGCTTCCTCGTTGCCGCCGACGGCGACGATATGCTCGCCAAGGGCGGTGAAGCGCACCATCAGGAAGGCGACGAGCGCCACCGCGAGCGCGATCAGCACCGGCGTCGGCACGCCCGCGACCTCGCCGGCGAAGACGGCGCGAAAGCCCCGGTCGATGCCGTAGATCGGCTGGCCGTTGGTGTAGATCAGCGCAAAGCCGCGATAGACGCTCATCGTGCCGAGCGTGACGATGAAATCCGGCAGCTTCAGCTTGGCGATCAGCACGCCGTTGAACAGGCCGCAGCCGATGCCGACCGCGATGCCGGCCGCGACCGCGAGCACGATGCCGTGGCCGACCAGGCTCGCCATCACCATGCTGCTCAGGCCGACGATCGAGCCGACCGAGAGGTCGATGCCCTTGGTCATGACAACCAGGGTCATGCCGACGGCGACGATCGCGTTGATCGACGATTGCAGCAGGATCTCCACCAGGTTCGAAGGCTGGTAGAAGCTGCTCGACAGCGCGGCGAAAACGGCGAAGAGCAGCACGCAGCCGACGGCGACGCTCGCCTTGCGCACCCGGTCGAGGCCTCGGCCGGCCGCGCCGGTGCCCGCCGGCGGCGCGGGGACGGCGGTCGTGCGGGGAGCAGTGTCGGACGTCATGGGCGTCAATCCTCTCCCGAGGCGGCTCTGACGAGCGAGGCCTCGGTCACGGTGTCGTCGGTCTCGATGATCCGGATCAGGCGGCCGTCGCGCATCACCCCGATCCGGTCGCACAGCATCAGGAGCTCCGGAATCTCGGAGGAGACGACCAGCACGCTCGCGCCCCGTTCCGCCAGGCTCCGAAGCAGCGCATGGATCTCGGTCTTGGCGCCGACGTCGATGCCGCGCGTCGGCTCGTCGAACAGGAACACGTCGGCGCCGCGCGCCAGCCAGCGGGCGATGACGACCTTCTGCTGGTTGCCGCCGGAGAGCAGCCGCACCGCCGTCGCCGCCCGTCCGGGCCGGATCGACAGCTCGCGGATGAAGCGGTCGACCACGGCCCGCCGCGCGGCGCCCATGATCAGGCCGAACCGGGACAGCCGGCCATAGCTCGCCAGCCCGATATTGCGCTCCACGTCCATCATCGGCACGAGGGCGTGGCCGCGGCGATCCTCGGGGATCAGGGCGATTCCGGCGGCGATCGCGTCGGCCGGGCCGCGCAAGGCCACCGTCCGGCCGCCGATCGCGATCGAGCCGCCGCGGAGGGGATCGGCACCGAACAGGGCGCGGACGAGCTCGGTCCGCCCGGAGCCGACCAGGCCGGCCAAGCCGAAGATCTCGCCTTTGTGCAGCGTCAGGTCGACCGAGTGCAGCTTCTCCGTCGACAGGCGGGAGGCGCGCAGATACGGCGTCGTCATCGTCCCGGCCGGGCGCGGCCGATCGGTGCGCTGCAGCGCCCGGGCGAGCTGGCGCCCGGCGATGAGGCTGTTCAGCTCGTCGGCGTCGAAGTCGCGCGGCGTCCCGCAGGCCACGACGCTGCCGTCGCGAAGGACGGTGATGCGATCGGCGATCTCATGGATCTCCGGCATGCGGTGCGAGATGTAGATGACGCCCTTGCCCTGGCTCTTCAGGCGGCGGATCGTGGCGAAGAGCCCGTCGCGCTCGGCCGGCGTCAGGCTCGATGTCGGCTCGTCGAAGGCGATGATGCGCCCGCCGCGTGCCAGGGTCCGCGCGATCTCGACGACCTGGCGCTCCGCCATGCTCAGGGAGGAGACGCGCGCGCTCGGGGAGAGGTGCGGCGCGATGCCGGCGAGGATCTTCGCGGCCTCGCGGCGCAGCTTTGGCCGGCCGAGCAGCGCGAGGCCCGTGGCCTGGCCGAGGAAGATGTTGCCGGCGACCTCGATCTGCGGGACCAGGCTGAGCTCCTGGCTGACCAGGCCGATGCCCATCGCCAAGGCGTGGCGCGGGCCGGAGACGACGACGGGGCCGATGCCCTCGAGGACGATGCGGCCGCTGGTCGGCTGCATGGCGCCGAACAGGATCCGCATCAGGGTGGACTTGCCCGCCCCGTTCTCGCCGAGGAGCGCGTGCACCTCGCCGGCTCGCACGTCGAGGTCGACGCCCTTCAGCGCCTGGACGCCGGCGAAGCTCTTGACGATCCGCTCCATCCTCAGGATGGCGGGCGGCGCCGTCTGCTCGGCGCAGACGGCGGCCTGTGGCGAGGAGCCGGCCACGCGTCAGTTCTGGAAGGCGGGCGGGTTGGGGAACCGGCCGACATTCTCGGCCGAGATCACCGCCTGGGGCGAGACGATCCAGGGCGGGATCGGCTGGCAGGCGAGGAGGCGCAGCGCCATCTGCACGGACAGGACGCCCTCGTCGAAGGGGAACTCCGCCACCGTCGCGCGCATCTCGCCGTTGGACACGGATTTCTTGGCCTCGCTGATGCCGTCGGTGCCGACGACCGCGACCTGCTTCTCCAGCTTGGCGTTGGCCACGGCCTCGAACACGCCGAGGGCCATGCCGTCATTGTTGGCATAGACGCCGACGAGCTTCGGGTTCTGCCGGAGGATGTTGCTGGTGGCATTGAGCGCGGTCAGCCGGTCCCAGTCGCCCGGCTGGCTGGCGACGAGCTTGAGGTCGGGATACTTCTTGAGCGTCTCGGTGAAGCCCTGGATGCGCTTGCGCGCGTTGGGCGAGCCGGCCTGCCCCTCGATCTGGGCGACCTCGCCGCCGCCGGGATAGAGCGAATGCAGGAAGTCCGCCGCCTTGGAGCCGATGGCGACCTGGTCCGTGCCGACATAGGTGCTCGCGCCTTCGGTCCGGGCGTCGTCGATGACGATCGTCGGAATGTTGAGCGCCTTGGCGGATTCGACCACCGGCGCGAGATTGGTGTCCGACTGCGGCGACAGCAGCAGGGCGTCGGGCTTCTGGGACAGGACGGTCTGCGCCAGGTTGAGCTGGTCGACCAGCGAGGACTCGTCCTTCGCCGCCTGAATATCGACCTTGATGTTATATTTGCCGGCTTCGGACTGCACGCCGGCTGCGACGCCCTGCCAGAATTCGTTGATCAGCGTCTTGGTGACATAGGCGAAGCGCAGGTCCCGCTTCGGCGCCGGCACCGCGCCGAACTTGGCCTCCACGGCGGAGGAGTCGATGCTTTCGGCCGTGCCCGTGGGATAGGCGGCGCAGCTGTCCGCCGCATGGGCGGCGGAAGCCATGACGACGAGCGCGGCCGTCGTCATCGCGAGCCTGCTTCGGGTGGTGTTCATGTCCGTCTCCTCCGATGGTGTGCGTCACGCTTCTGGCTGCGTGTTTCTGCTGCGACGCCGGTTCCGGCCGATGGGTGGCGCGCCCGAACGATGTCCTGACGAAGCCCGGCCGCCACGTCATTCCCGGCCGTTCGCCCCGGCGAGCCCGTATCGGGTCGGACCGCGGCCTTGCGGCGGAGCGCTTCGCTTGCGGACGAAGCCTTGTCGGAGAGGGAGCCTATGGGGAGAGTTTGTGAAGTACAATTCAGATTTTGTTCGCAACCGTGAAGTCACGCTAAACATCGGTGTGCCGGGGCGCGGGACGCGTGCGGAGGGCTCAGCCGCGCCGCACGGCGAACAGGGCCGCGGCGAGCGTGCCGGCGGCGGCCAGCGGCCAGGGAAACAGCAGCGTCCAGCCGCCGAGCAGCATGAGATAGGCGGCCGATCCGTGGGTGAAGACGAAGTCGACGATGCCGCCGCCATAGGCGAGGTCGTCGAGCTCGAACTGGCCGAGGATGTCGCGGATCAGCAGGCTGTAGAGGCCGCCGGCGAGGAAGAGCGTGCCGCCGGCGAGGCCCGGCGCCATGACGACGAAGCGCAGCGCCGCCGGCCAGGCCCGCGCGAGGCGGCGGCCGATCCAGGCGGCGATCGCGCCGGCGAGGACGGCGCCGGCGACCAGCACCGCGAGGGCGCACCAGGCGCGGGCGGTGAGGGCCTGCTCGATCTCGACGGTGCGCAGCACCAGAGCGGCGCCCAGCAGCGCGCCGTAGCCGAGGCCGAAGGCCGGGGCGAAGGGCAGGGACGCCAGCCTCATTCCCGGCCCGCGTCCGCCGCCTCGGCCGCGGCCGGCAGGGCGAGGTCGGCGGTAAAGCCGAGATAGCGCCGCTCGGCGCCGCCGTGCGCCGGACGCTCCATGCCGACGATCACCGCCAGCACCGGCGGCTTGCCGGTGCGCGGCAGGAGCCGCACCTCCGTCACCGCATAGCCCGTCGGGCATTGTCGGTCCGGCGGCGGGTTCTTCTCCTTGTAGAGCGTGCGCAGGACCGTGCCCTTGCCATCGAGCAGCCGGATCGCGAGCGCCTTGACCTTGGCGCCGGTCGCCTCGCAGCCGGCCGCCTGGACCGACGCGATGTCCAGCCTGAGGGTGAGCGGTCCGAGGCCCGGCGCCTCGAAGCCGACCTGCGCAGCCGCGGGATCGTTGGGATCGCCGGAGGCCCGGGCCGCGACGGTGCCGGGCGCGCCGACTTGGAACTGCGCCAGGGCGCGGCTCGCCGCGGTATAGACCATGGAGCGGGCGCGCGCCTGCGGCGCGTCGCCGTCGACGATCGAGGCGGCGAAGGGCGAGCCGCCCACGGGCCGGCCCGTGGCGGTGGCGAAAATGGTCAGCTCGGAATAGGGCGCGCTGGCGCCGTTGAGCCAGCCGAACTGCTCGAAGGCGAAGGCCGAGCCGTCCTCGGAGAAGCCGAGCACGGCCAGCCTGGTCGGCTCCCGCGCCCAGCCCGGCGCCGTGGCGAGCGCCAGGGAAAGCAGGGGGAGGAACAGGCGCCGGCGCATCATTCGACCTCGACGGCCGCATGCTACGCGGCAGACCTTGCCAAAGCGCCAACGGCGCAGGCGGCTGCCGTTCAGACGGTGAGGACGGACTGCGCGGCCGCACGGATCGCCGCGATATTGGCGGCATAGGCCGATGGACCACCCCGGAACACGGCCGATCCCGCCACCAGCACGTTGGCGCCGGCGGCCACCACCTGCGGCGCCGTGTCGGGAGCGATGCCGCCGTCGACCTCGATGTCGACCGGCCGCCCGCCGAGCATGGTCCGCACCGCAGCGATCTTCGGCAGGATCGCCGGGATGAAGGCCTGGCCGCCGAAGCCCGGATTGACGCTCATCACCAGGACGAGGTCGACGAGGTCGAGCACATAGGCGATGGCGCTTTCCGGCGTGCCCGGGTTGAGGGCAACGCCCGCACGCTTGCCCAGCGCCCGGATCGCCTGCAGCGAGCGGTGCAGGTGCGGCCCGGCCTCGGCATGGACGGTGATGGTGTCGGCGCCGGCCTTGGCGAAACCCTCCAGGTAGGGGTCGGCCGGCGCGATCATCAGGTGGGCGTCGAGATGGGTGCGGCAATGCGGACGCAGCGCCGCCGCCACGCCGGCGCCGAAGCTCAGGTTCGGCACGAAATGCCCGTCCATGACGTCGAAATGGATCCAGTCCGCGCCGGCCGCCTCGAGGGCGCGCACCTCTTCGCCCAGCCGGGCATAGTCGGCGGAGAGGACGGACGGCGCGATGATCAGGGGACGGGGCATGGCGGGGATCCGGTGACACGGCAGGAGCTAAAGCGCCTTGCGATTTGGCGGAATCGCCAAGCATCGCAAAGACGCGTCGAAACAAAGAGTTAGAGCAAAGCAGCGTTTCCGTCCAAACGCGCTTTGCTCTAGCACGCGGGCGGCGGCGGCGGAAGCCGGCATCCCCGCGGCGGACCGTCAGCCGCCGACGAAGCGGTCGCGCCAGGCCGGCTGGCTGCCCGGCTGTGGCAGGGGCCGCGCCTCGTGCACGGCCCGAGCACAGGCGCGCGCCAGCGTTGCGGCAGCGGCGCTGCCGATGGCGATCATGTCGTGCACGGGATCGGCGAGCGGCCGATGCCCGGTGGCGGCCGCGAACACCGTGTCGCCGTCGAGCGGGGTGTGCACGGGGTGGAGGGCCCGCGCCAGGCCGTCCTGGGCCATGACCGCGAGGTGCCGGGCCTGCGCCTTGGTCAGCACCGCGTCTGTCGCCACCAGGGCGATGGTGGTGTTTTCCAGCCGGCGCGACTTGGTCTGCGGCCTGTGCGCGTCAGCCGGGAAGGGCTGCGGCAGGCCGAGGCCGCCGAATTCGTCCGCCTGCTCCCACGGCGCGGCCCAGAAATGCGGGCCGTCGGCCACCGTCGCGCTTCCCAGGGCGTTCACGGCGACGATCGCGCCCACGGTGAAGCCCCCGGCCCGGGCCGAGGCGGAGCCGAGACCGCCCTTCCATGTCGCCGTGGTGGCGCCCGTGCCGGCACCGGCCGTGCCCAGCGCAAAATCGGCGCCGGCCGCCCGCGTCGCCTCGAAGCCGAGGTCGCGATAGGGGGGATAGCGGCCCCAGGCCTTGTCGCCGCCGTTGAGGAGATCGAACAGGATGGCGGCCGGCACGATCGGCACCCGCATCGGGCCGACGGCGAAACCCCGTCCCGCCTCGGCCAGGCAGGCCATCGCCCCGGCTGCCGCGTCGAGGCCGAAGGCCGAGCCGCCCGAGAGCACGATGGCATCGACCGCCTCCACCAGGCGTTCGGGCTGGAGCAGATCGGTCTCCCGGGTGCCGGGCGCGCCGCCGCGCACGTCGACGGACGCGACGGCCGGCCTGTCGAACACGATGGCGGTGACGCCGGAGCCGAGGGCGAGGTCCTCGGCCTGGCCGACGCGGACGCCGCTGACGTCGGTGATGAGGTTGCGCATGTCCTGCCTCCTGCGGTGCGGCGCCGCAGGCCAGAAGGGCACCATGGCCGGTTGGTCGTCAAGACGGGCCGGCACGGCTCCGGGACAGGCCGGATGCTGCGGGCGTCGCCCATCACGGCCGATCACGAGATGATGATGCCGCGGCTGAAACGCTTGGAGCGGGGACGCGGGCGCGCTAAGCAGCCCGGCGGCGTTCCCCTGGATCGATCATGGCCGACATCACGCTTCCCGCCGTCTTC
Encoded here:
- a CDS encoding P1 family peptidase; this encodes MRNLITDVSGVRVGQAEDLALGSGVTAIVFDRPAVASVDVRGGAPGTRETDLLQPERLVEAVDAIVLSGGSAFGLDAAAGAMACLAEAGRGFAVGPMRVPIVPAAILFDLLNGGDKAWGRYPPYRDLGFEATRAAGADFALGTAGAGTGATTATWKGGLGSASARAGGFTVGAIVAVNALGSATVADGPHFWAAPWEQADEFGGLGLPQPFPADAHRPQTKSRRLENTTIALVATDAVLTKAQARHLAVMAQDGLARALHPVHTPLDGDTVFAAATGHRPLADPVHDMIAIGSAAAATLARACARAVHEARPLPQPGSQPAWRDRFVGG
- a CDS encoding ABC transporter permease, with product MTSDTAPRTTAVPAPPAGTGAAGRGLDRVRKASVAVGCVLLFAVFAALSSSFYQPSNLVEILLQSSINAIVAVGMTLVVMTKGIDLSVGSIVGLSSMVMASLVGHGIVLAVAAGIAVGIGCGLFNGVLIAKLKLPDFIVTLGTMSVYRGFALIYTNGQPIYGIDRGFRAVFAGEVAGVPTPVLIALAVALVAFLMVRFTALGEHIVAVGGNEEAARLSGINVDRVKICVYAMSGGLSALAGFILVARIGAAEPIGGSGFELQAIGAAVIGGASLFGGEGNPLGSLVGAITLGAMRNGLTLLNVPSFWQFVATGAVVILAVFADQVTRRKR
- a CDS encoding sugar ABC transporter substrate-binding protein translates to MNTTRSRLAMTTAALVVMASAAHAADSCAAYPTGTAESIDSSAVEAKFGAVPAPKRDLRFAYVTKTLINEFWQGVAAGVQSEAGKYNIKVDIQAAKDESSLVDQLNLAQTVLSQKPDALLLSPQSDTNLAPVVESAKALNIPTIVIDDARTEGASTYVGTDQVAIGSKAADFLHSLYPGGGEVAQIEGQAGSPNARKRIQGFTETLKKYPDLKLVASQPGDWDRLTALNATSNILRQNPKLVGVYANNDGMALGVFEAVANAKLEKQVAVVGTDGISEAKKSVSNGEMRATVAEFPFDEGVLSVQMALRLLACQPIPPWIVSPQAVISAENVGRFPNPPAFQN
- a CDS encoding DUF2259 domain-containing protein, which translates into the protein MMRRRLFLPLLSLALATAPGWAREPTRLAVLGFSEDGSAFAFEQFGWLNGASAPYSELTIFATATGRPVGGSPFAASIVDGDAPQARARSMVYTAASRALAQFQVGAPGTVAARASGDPNDPAAAQVGFEAPGLGPLTLRLDIASVQAAGCEATGAKVKALAIRLLDGKGTVLRTLYKEKNPPPDRQCPTGYAVTEVRLLPRTGKPPVLAVIVGMERPAHGGAERRYLGFTADLALPAAAEAADAGRE
- a CDS encoding NAD(P)H-dependent oxidoreductase; its protein translation is MNLSSLLSARASAGRPVRVGLIGAGKFGSMVLAQAQRIEGLHVVGVADLNVGKARASLDRVGWPAERYAARTLGEAVKTGMTCVLDDAGALAACDEIECIIEATGHPIAGVRHALAAIEGGKHVVMVNVEADVLCGPLLAARARAKNLVYSMAYGDQPAIICELVDWVRACGFELTSAGKGMNFEPRYRYSTPDTVWGFFGWSEEEVAKGDFNPKMYNSFTDGTKAAIEMAAVANGTGLDCPDDGLAFPPTGLHDLARVFRPAADGGRLARSGLVDIAASQEPDGREVVNNIRYGVFVTFKAPNEYARACFKQYGLLTDPSGWYGSMWRPFHMIGLETSISVLSAVLRGEPTGSSREFRGDAVATAKRDLKAGEMLDGEGGYAVWAKAIPAARSLAAGGLPIGLAHNVRLKRPVAKDSIVCVDDVELEHDLDVVALRQEMERSAGPGVAEAA
- the rpe gene encoding ribulose-phosphate 3-epimerase, with the translated sequence MPRPLIIAPSVLSADYARLGEEVRALEAAGADWIHFDVMDGHFVPNLSFGAGVAAALRPHCRTHLDAHLMIAPADPYLEGFAKAGADTITVHAEAGPHLHRSLQAIRALGKRAGVALNPGTPESAIAYVLDLVDLVLVMSVNPGFGGQAFIPAILPKIAAVRTMLGGRPVDIEVDGGIAPDTAPQVVAAGANVLVAGSAVFRGGPSAYAANIAAIRAAAQSVLTV
- a CDS encoding sugar ABC transporter ATP-binding protein, encoding MAGSSPQAAVCAEQTAPPAILRMERIVKSFAGVQALKGVDLDVRAGEVHALLGENGAGKSTLMRILFGAMQPTSGRIVLEGIGPVVVSGPRHALAMGIGLVSQELSLVPQIEVAGNIFLGQATGLALLGRPKLRREAAKILAGIAPHLSPSARVSSLSMAERQVVEIARTLARGGRIIAFDEPTSSLTPAERDGLFATIRRLKSQGKGVIYISHRMPEIHEIADRITVLRDGSVVACGTPRDFDADELNSLIAGRQLARALQRTDRPRPAGTMTTPYLRASRLSTEKLHSVDLTLHKGEIFGLAGLVGSGRTELVRALFGADPLRGGSIAIGGRTVALRGPADAIAAGIALIPEDRRGHALVPMMDVERNIGLASYGRLSRFGLIMGAARRAVVDRFIRELSIRPGRAATAVRLLSGGNQQKVVIARWLARGADVFLFDEPTRGIDVGAKTEIHALLRSLAERGASVLVVSSEIPELLMLCDRIGVMRDGRLIRIIETDDTVTEASLVRAASGED